Proteins co-encoded in one Malus sylvestris chromosome 7, drMalSylv7.2, whole genome shotgun sequence genomic window:
- the LOC126629528 gene encoding caffeoylshikimate esterase-like, with the protein MAHPIAEANEQSPFGALTPEAFYSRHNVSHASEYFTNPRGLKRFTQWWTPLPPTEIVGTLAIVHGFTGETSWFVQLTAVHFAKSGFVVCAIDHQGHGFSDGLAAHIPDINPVVDDCISFFDSFRANHAPKNRPSFLYAESLGGAIALLMTFRQGSGAWDGLILNGAMCGISPKFKPPWPLEHLLFLVAAVIPTWRVVPTRGSITDVSFKEEWKRKLALANPRRPVARPRASTALELLRVCKELQGRFEEMEVPVLIVHGGDDVLCDPACVEELYRRASSKDKTIRIHEGLWHQLIGESQENVDLVFGEMVEWLRTRAERAAVSNGGSDGA; encoded by the coding sequence ATGGCGCACCCGATTGCGGAGGCGAACGAACAAAGCCCCTTCGGCGCGTTGACCCCAGAGGCATTCTATTCCCGCCACAACGTCTCTCACGCCTCCGAGTACTTCACAAACCCTAGAGGCCTCAAGCGCTTCACCCAGTGGTGGACCCCGCTCCCTCCGACCGAGATTGTAGGAACCCTCGCCATCGTCCACGGCTTCACCGGCGAGACCAGCTGGTTCGTCCAGCTTACCGCCGTCCACTTCGCCAAGTCTGGCTTCGTCGTCTGCGCCATTGATCATCAGGGTCACGGCTTCTCCGATGGCCTCGCCGCCCACATCCCCGACATCAACCCCGTCGTGGACGACTGCATCTCCTTCTTCGACTCATTCCGAGCCAATCACGCGCCGAAGAACCGCCCCTCGTTCCTCTACGCCGAGTCCCTCGGTGGCGCCATCGCACTCCTCATGACTTTCCGGCAGGGAAGCGGCGCGTGGGATGGCCTCATCCTCAATGGTGCCATGTGCGGGATCAGCCCCAAGTTTAAGCCGCCGTGGCCGCTCGAGCACCTGCTATTTCTCGTCGCCGCGGTGATACCGACGTGGCGGGTTGTCCCCACCCGCGGATCGATTACGGACGTGTCGTTCAAGGAGGAGTGGAAGCGGAAGCTGGCGCTGGCGAACCCGAGGAGGCCGGTGGCGAGGCCTCGCGCATCGACGGCTCTTGAGCTGCTGAGAGTGTGTAAGGAGCTGCAGGGGAGATTCGAGGAGATGGAGGTGCCGGTGCTGATAGTTCACGGCGGCGACGACGTCCTTTGCGACCCGGCGTGCGTGGAAGAGCTGTACAGGCGCGCGTCGAGCAAGGACAAGACGATCAGGATCCACGAGGGATTGTGGCACCAGCTGATTGGCGAGTCCCAGGAGAATGTGGACTTGGTGTTCGGAGAAATGGTGGAGTGGCTTCGCACTCGAGCTGAACGCGCCGCCGTCTCGAATGGTGGCAGCGATGGTGCTTAG
- the LOC126629527 gene encoding WPP domain-associated protein-like encodes MDSTMMWIVHQAMNNAHEKMQSKEGVLERLNGISRFYELAAMQLEGCLKFVRQETDSYTLESSYEQLLEDLSEIRTRLQRRLKESEMAIKAKDLELASLLRSSSTNVKIERRTRSEPIEECILNNRLSGDDDEDDGDGGDDRDNEFFSELKNSVDQQVSNIRQKLEPDYKDKEGNPEVVEGVNNKRIEQMGSDMWILKKTLDLAFGKMQNAIFKFDVGPIEQHWRCTVEKDTMSILLKGCMTDFQEKENQVSLGLKEYWSDLMNEVANLRCDLESFVGQNEVEEKCVDWMSIGGKKHSPEDFSHGKPEKQWSLKKQRSLKAEDLMQGLREEKTEEEEGHYVSKMIKNHESIIRMKSAEAEELNLLKREILRQKLNLSSRREEMGMQENSLKRKVLQIILTLDKLRDWDAKLRETFNNCKFHHEEETLSENRFLKSDASREENLELDTLEDVWEKMEKLPYAVNELQNEGTRAKQEQEEEVLRAMIMDKTYVTLLEGMLEENCTELHDYELENTISNDICKVLLAEMVNQWKENSDGNNIESRYREEIYCTVIREAIKDYGSNGKIGLVECQDLRAENSTFLEGTIREDVCWTLLQEMFKEWNECIDGHETESVFRQEIDWLTISETVKDVVKTASDQLDQCRDTVTTKFLQSAESFIREDVYTVFIRETMKQWKMDINALKMESLVREEIYQFVTVEAFKDACVLFSEAEPGNQEKISNGMLSANKLRKGTNVNAEENFNEKIDVEDNLVLSASSEELITKGHTFGLVSSKLASKARGSQMGSSLGTSVDGSEKIYNRVSPAVVSADYRAPFHCQSEVNEEIRLNSSGSMSAPALRISLELADFEHRTNEKLEINCLRLDKMKDRLDTLVKLVSSLRKKESVYQDAFTRRCHNLWKAETEVDLLGDQVDVLVGLLEKTYTTLHHHSPVLQQYFEVSDILRLIKKELNRVVNASKN; translated from the exons ATGGATTCGACCATGATGTGGATTGTGCACCAAGCAATGAACAATGCGCACGAAAAAATGCAGTCGAAAGAAGGTGTTCTCGAGCGCTTGAATGGGATATCGAGATTTTATGAATTGGCTGCAATGCAGCTGGAAGGATGCCTGAAGTTTGTTCGACAAGAAACGGACAGCTACACTCTCGAGAGCAGCTATGAGCAGCTGTTGGAAGACTTGTCCGAGATTCGAACGCGCCTTCAGAGGCGTCTCAAGGAGTCTGAGATGGCAATCAAGGCTAAGGATTTGGAGTTGGCTTCGCTGCTGCGTTCCAGTAGCACCAATGTCAAGATCGAAAGACGAACAAGAAGTGAGCCGATTGAGGAGTGCATTCTTAATAATAGATTAAGTGGGGATGATGACGAagatgatggtgatggtggtgatgATAGAGATAACGAATTTTTCAGTGAGTTGAAGAATTCAGTGGATCAACAGGTTTCGAATATCAGGCAGAAGCTCGAGCCGGATTACAAGGACAAGGAAGGAAATCCGGAAGTGGTAGAAGGTGTGAACAACAAGAGGATTGAGCAGATGGGTTCGGACATGTGGATCTTGAAGAAGACTTTGGATCTTGCTTTCGGGAAAATGCAGAATGCCATTTTCAAGTTTGATGTTGGGCCAATCGAGCAGCACTGGAGATGCACTGTTGAGAAAGATACAATGTCAATTTTGCTCAAAGGATGTATGACGGATTTTCAAGAAAAAGAGAATCAGGTTTCTTTAGGCTTGAAGGAGTATTGGTCTGATTTGATGAACGAGGTTGCAAACTTGCGCTGCGACTTAGAGTCATTCGTAGGTCAGAATGAGGTGGAAGAAAAATGTGTTGATTGGATGAGTATTGGAGGGAAAAAGCATTCACCAGAAGATTTTAGTCATGGAAAGCCGGAAAAGCAGTGGTCTTTAAAAAAGCAGCGGTCTTTAAAGGCTGAAGATTTAATGCAGGGACTCCGTGAAGAGAAAACGGAAGAGGAGGAAGGGCACTATGTTTCAAAGATGATAAAGAATCACGAGTCCATCATCCGGATGAAGAGTGCAGAGGCAGAAGAGCTGAATTTGCTCAAGCGAGAGATTCTTCGACAAAAATTGAATTTGTCCAGCAGGAGAGAAGAGATGGGGATGCaagaaaatagcttgaaaagaAAGGTCCTACAAATTATTTTGACACTGGACAAATTGAGAGATTGGGATGCTAAACTGCGTGAAACTTTCAATAACTGCAAGTTCCATCACGAGGAAGAAACTCTCTCGGAGAATAGGTTCCTGAAATCTGATGCAAGTCGCGAAGAGAACTTGGAACTTGATACTTTGGAAGATGTATGGGAGAAGATGGAAAAATTACCTTATGCAGTAAATGAACTACAAAATGAGGGGACGAGAGCAAagcaagaacaagaagaagaagttttGAGAGCCATGATAATGGACAAGACCTATGTTACTCTTCTTGAAGGTATGCTAGAAGAAAATTGCACCGAGTTACATGATTATGAGTTAGAGAACACGATTTCGAATGACATATGCAAGGTTCTTCTTGCGGAAATGGTTAATCAATGGAAGGAAAACAGTGATGGTAACAACATTGAATCTCGATATAGAGAAGAGATATATTGCACCGTCATTCGTGAGGCAATCAAGGATTATGGCTCAAACGGTAAGATTGGATTAGTTGAGTGTCAGGATTTGAGGGCTGAAAATAGTACTTTCCTAGAAGGCACAATAAGAGAGGATGTATGCTGGACCCTTTTGCAGGAAATGTTCAAGGAGTGGAATGAATGCATAGATGGTCATGAAACCGAAAGCGTTTTCAGACAAGAGATAGACTGGCTTACTATTTCTGAGACTGTGAAAGATGTAGTTAAAACTGCCAGTGATCAATTGGATCAGTGTCGAGATACCGTAACCACAAAGTTTCTTCAGAGTGCCGAAAGTTTTATCAGGGAGGATGTCTATACGGTTTTCATCAGAGAAACTATGAAGCAATGGAAGATGGATATAAATGCTTTGAAGATGGAGAGTCTCGTTAGGGaggaaatatatcaatttgtcaCTGTTGAGGCATTTAAAGATGCATGTGTCCTCTTCAGTGAAGCTGAGCCTGGGAATcaagaaaaaatctcaaatggCATGCTTTCCGCTAACAAGCTACGGAAAGGTACAAATGTCAATGCAGAGGAGAATTTCAATGAAAAGATAGATGTGGAGGACAATCTGGTGCTGAGTGCTAGTTCCGAAGAGTTAATAACGAAAGGGCATACTTTCGGCTTAGTGAGCAGCAAACTAGCTAGTAAGGCTCGAGGAAGTCAGATGGGGTCTAGTTTAGGCACCTCAGTTGACGGTTCAGAAAAGATATATAATCGAGTGAGTCCTGCAGTAGTTTCTGCAGATTACCGAGCGCCTTTTCATTGCCAATCGGAAGTAAATGAAGAGATTCGATTAAACTCATCTGGTTCTATGTCTGCACCTGCCCTCAGAATTTCACTAGAGTTGGCAGATTTTGAGCACAGGACAAACGAAAAGTTAGAAATTAACTGTTTGAG ATTGGACAAGATGAAGGATCGTTTAGATACACTTGTCAAGCTTGTTTCCTCCTTGAGAAAAAAGGAATCAGTTTATCAGGACGCTTTTACTAGGAGATGTCATAATCTCTGGAAGGCTGAAACTGAG GTTGATCTTCTTGGTGATCAAGTGGATGTTCTTGTAGGCCTTCTTGAGAAAACATACACAACACTGCATCATCATTCACCAGTCCTGCAGCAGTATTTCGAG GTCTCGGACATCTTAAGATTGATCAAGAAGGAACTAAATAGAGTTGTCAACGCATCGAAAAATTGA
- the LOC126628966 gene encoding uncharacterized protein LOC126628966 isoform X2 produces MESKLLFSSTSTTSFHHKRRVHQNSPSICIKLNISSSFSYNACSYHQLLLQQQQNKYSSFTPKASAKKAQTGSTQLALNPTKEPKKKGTIAGAVALIIGTSIGSGILALPEKASPAGLLPSSISMVVCWGFLLIEALLLVEINVSMRRKKRIEDNAENELEVISIRTMAQETLGDFGGTLVTLIYIFLGYTSVIAYSSKSGDILFHLINLPAPVSGFFFTMFFTLLIAIGGTRATDQVNQLLTASMIGLLLAIEVLAIVFGGWSGAEGNGDWGKVPATVPVIIFSLVYHDLAPVLCAYLGSDLARLRISVFLGSLVPLSGLSAQADQVVDPVELLMRVQWSGVSYMVEAFSLLAIGTSLIGTLLGFSEFFKEQLNNLSSISSPTQTLEQPDITFELRKWWGRNQISLAAVAMVVGPSLIVSTSIPDALSTATDIAGGYGMTMLYGVLPPAMAWAMHNKECGNEERKTLSRARPVLVGAGLFACAIVGEQIVQDILAFHS; encoded by the exons ATGGAATCAAAACTCTTGTTTTCATCGACATCAACTACCTCCTTCCATCACAAAAGAAGAGTTCACCAAAACAGCCCAAGTATTTGCATAAAACTCAACAT AAGTAGCAGCTTCAGCTACAATGCTTGTTCCTACCACCAGCTGCTGCTCCAGCAGCAGCAGAATAAGTACTCATCATTTACTCCGAAGGCTTCTGCAAAGAAGGCACAGACAGGTTCTACACAGTTGGCACTAAACCCTACCAAGGAGCCCAAGAAGAAAGGAACTATCGCTGGCGCAGTTGCTTTGATCATCGGTACTAGTATAGGCTCGGGGATCCTTGCACTCCCGGAGAAAGCATCTCCAGCA GGATTGCTTCCAAGTTCAATATCCATGGTGGTATGttgggggtttctcctgattgAGGCGCTTTTGCTTGTCGAGATCAATGTAAGTATGAGGAGGAAGAAGCGAATCGAAGACAATGCTGAAAATGAACTGGAGGTGATTTCTATTAGGACTATGGCCCAGGAGACTCTAGGAGACTTCGGTGGAACTCTAGTCACTCTGATTTATATTTTCTTAGGCTACACTTCAGTCATTGCTTACAGTTCCAAGTCTGGAGATATCCTCTTCCATTTGATCAATCTTCCGGCTCCAGTTTCCGGCTTCTTTTTTACCATGTTTTTTACACTGCTCATCGCCATAGGTGGGACTCGAGCCACTGATCAAGTTAACCAACTCCTCACTGCTTCCATGATAG GTTTATTACTAGCAATAGAGGTGCTAGCCATTGTGTTTGGAGGGTGGTCAGGAGCAGAGGGAAATGGAGATTGGGGGAAAGTCCCCGCTACAGTACCTGTGATTATCTTTTCTCTGGTGTATCATGACCTAGCACCCG TTCTTTGTGCTTATTTGGGAAGTGATCTCGCACGCCTAAGGATTTCGGTATTTCTTGGTAGTCTTGTTCCATTGTCTGGCCTCTCTGCGCAGGCTGATCAAGTTGTTGACCCTGTTGAGTTGCTTATGAG GGTGCAATGGAGTGGGGTTTCATATATGGTGGAAGCTTTCTCACTCCTTGCAATTGGAACATCACTAATTGGTACTCTTCTTGGCTTCTCTGAGTTTTTCAAAGAACAACTTAACAACCTCTCGTCGATATCTTCCCCCACGCAAACACTCGAG CAACCGGACATCACATTCGAGCTGAGAAAATGGTGGGGAAGAAATCAAATTAGCCTTGCAGCAGTGGCAATGGTTGTTGGTCCATCTCTTATCGTGTCGACTAGTATTCCAGATGCATTATCTACTGCCACAGACATTGCT GGAGGGTATGGTATGACAATGCTATATGGAGTTCTACCGCCGGCAATGGCGTGGGCGATGCACAACAAAGAATGTGGAAATGAGGAGCGAAAAACTTTATCAAGAGCAAGGCCTGTACTAGTTGGGGCAGGACTCTTTGCTTGTGCAATAGTGGGAGAGCAAATCGTGCAGGATATCCTCGCATTTCATTCCTAG
- the LOC126628966 gene encoding uncharacterized protein LOC126628966 isoform X1, with protein MESKLLFSSTSTTSFHHKRRVHQNSPSICIKLNITVPLRSSSFSYNACSYHQLLLQQQQNKYSSFTPKASAKKAQTGSTQLALNPTKEPKKKGTIAGAVALIIGTSIGSGILALPEKASPAGLLPSSISMVVCWGFLLIEALLLVEINVSMRRKKRIEDNAENELEVISIRTMAQETLGDFGGTLVTLIYIFLGYTSVIAYSSKSGDILFHLINLPAPVSGFFFTMFFTLLIAIGGTRATDQVNQLLTASMIGLLLAIEVLAIVFGGWSGAEGNGDWGKVPATVPVIIFSLVYHDLAPVLCAYLGSDLARLRISVFLGSLVPLSGLSAQADQVVDPVELLMRVQWSGVSYMVEAFSLLAIGTSLIGTLLGFSEFFKEQLNNLSSISSPTQTLEQPDITFELRKWWGRNQISLAAVAMVVGPSLIVSTSIPDALSTATDIAGGYGMTMLYGVLPPAMAWAMHNKECGNEERKTLSRARPVLVGAGLFACAIVGEQIVQDILAFHS; from the exons ATGGAATCAAAACTCTTGTTTTCATCGACATCAACTACCTCCTTCCATCACAAAAGAAGAGTTCACCAAAACAGCCCAAGTATTTGCATAAAACTCAACAT tacTGTTCCTCTCAGAAGTAGCAGCTTCAGCTACAATGCTTGTTCCTACCACCAGCTGCTGCTCCAGCAGCAGCAGAATAAGTACTCATCATTTACTCCGAAGGCTTCTGCAAAGAAGGCACAGACAGGTTCTACACAGTTGGCACTAAACCCTACCAAGGAGCCCAAGAAGAAAGGAACTATCGCTGGCGCAGTTGCTTTGATCATCGGTACTAGTATAGGCTCGGGGATCCTTGCACTCCCGGAGAAAGCATCTCCAGCA GGATTGCTTCCAAGTTCAATATCCATGGTGGTATGttgggggtttctcctgattgAGGCGCTTTTGCTTGTCGAGATCAATGTAAGTATGAGGAGGAAGAAGCGAATCGAAGACAATGCTGAAAATGAACTGGAGGTGATTTCTATTAGGACTATGGCCCAGGAGACTCTAGGAGACTTCGGTGGAACTCTAGTCACTCTGATTTATATTTTCTTAGGCTACACTTCAGTCATTGCTTACAGTTCCAAGTCTGGAGATATCCTCTTCCATTTGATCAATCTTCCGGCTCCAGTTTCCGGCTTCTTTTTTACCATGTTTTTTACACTGCTCATCGCCATAGGTGGGACTCGAGCCACTGATCAAGTTAACCAACTCCTCACTGCTTCCATGATAG GTTTATTACTAGCAATAGAGGTGCTAGCCATTGTGTTTGGAGGGTGGTCAGGAGCAGAGGGAAATGGAGATTGGGGGAAAGTCCCCGCTACAGTACCTGTGATTATCTTTTCTCTGGTGTATCATGACCTAGCACCCG TTCTTTGTGCTTATTTGGGAAGTGATCTCGCACGCCTAAGGATTTCGGTATTTCTTGGTAGTCTTGTTCCATTGTCTGGCCTCTCTGCGCAGGCTGATCAAGTTGTTGACCCTGTTGAGTTGCTTATGAG GGTGCAATGGAGTGGGGTTTCATATATGGTGGAAGCTTTCTCACTCCTTGCAATTGGAACATCACTAATTGGTACTCTTCTTGGCTTCTCTGAGTTTTTCAAAGAACAACTTAACAACCTCTCGTCGATATCTTCCCCCACGCAAACACTCGAG CAACCGGACATCACATTCGAGCTGAGAAAATGGTGGGGAAGAAATCAAATTAGCCTTGCAGCAGTGGCAATGGTTGTTGGTCCATCTCTTATCGTGTCGACTAGTATTCCAGATGCATTATCTACTGCCACAGACATTGCT GGAGGGTATGGTATGACAATGCTATATGGAGTTCTACCGCCGGCAATGGCGTGGGCGATGCACAACAAAGAATGTGGAAATGAGGAGCGAAAAACTTTATCAAGAGCAAGGCCTGTACTAGTTGGGGCAGGACTCTTTGCTTGTGCAATAGTGGGAGAGCAAATCGTGCAGGATATCCTCGCATTTCATTCCTAG